In a genomic window of [Empedobacter] haloabium:
- a CDS encoding ribonucleoside-diphosphate reductase subunit alpha: MQSNQDITTHPAAQVPASAATANGGLAVSTGTLGDYRIIRRNGAVVAFEPSKIAVAMTKAFLAVQGGQGAASARIRDLVEQLTNSVVTALVRRQPSGGTFHIEDVQDQVELALMRSGEHDVAKAYVLYRAKQMEERRAKKAAAGTPEVAEPELHVTENGVRRPLVMQEVRDLIGAACSGLEKHVDADAILAETVKNLYDGVPVEELHKSAILAARALMEKDPAYSQVTARILLHTIRKEVFGKEVPQAQAAAEYVEYFPKYIARGIEAELLDTKLAEFDLEKLARALVADRDLQFGYIGLQTLYDRYFLHVRDIRIEMPQAFYMRVAMGLALNETDREARAIEFYHLLSSFDFMSSTPTLFNSGTQRSQLSSCYLTTVSDDLEGIYDAIKENALLAKFAGGLGNDWTPVRALGAHIKGTNGKSQGVVPFLKVVNDTAVAVNQGGKRKGAVCAYLETWHMDIEEFLDLRKNTGDDRRRTHDMNTANWIPDLFMKRVMEKGTWTLFSPSETPDLHDKVGKAFEEAYTGYEAKAARGEIRVFKKIEALDLWRKMLSMLFETGHPWITFKDPCNIRSPQQHVGVVHSSNLCTEITLNTGPDEIAVCNLGSVNLPAHMKEGKLDHVKLQKTIRTAMRMLDNVIDINYYAVDKARNANMRHRPVGLGVMGFQDCLHMMRVPYQSQAAVEFADTSMEAVCYYAYYASTELAEERGHYASYKGSLWDRGILPQDSIKLLAEERGGYLEQDLSASMDWTPLRERIKQFGMRNSNCVAIAPTATISNIIGVSACIEPTFQNLYVKSNLSGEFTEINSYLVRDLKARDLWDEVMIADLKYFDGSLTKIDRVPQDLRDIYATAFEVSPTWLVEAASRRQKWIDQAQSLNIYMAGASGKKLDETYKLAWLRGLKTTYYLRTIAASHMEKSTTKTGALNAVSAHGPAVGAAAADSAAAPAVPTHSAPTTVQEVQEGAACYLRPGDAGFEECEACQ, translated from the coding sequence ATGCAATCTAACCAAGACATCACCACCCATCCGGCAGCACAAGTGCCGGCGTCCGCTGCGACCGCCAACGGCGGCCTGGCAGTGTCGACCGGCACGCTGGGCGACTATCGCATCATCCGCCGCAACGGCGCCGTCGTCGCTTTCGAGCCGTCCAAGATCGCCGTCGCCATGACGAAGGCCTTCCTGGCCGTGCAGGGCGGCCAGGGCGCCGCGTCCGCGCGCATCCGCGACCTGGTCGAACAGCTGACGAACAGCGTGGTGACTGCCCTGGTGCGCCGCCAGCCGTCCGGCGGCACGTTCCACATCGAAGACGTACAGGACCAGGTGGAACTGGCGCTGATGCGCTCCGGCGAACACGACGTGGCCAAGGCCTACGTGCTGTACCGCGCCAAGCAGATGGAAGAGCGTCGCGCCAAGAAGGCCGCCGCCGGCACCCCTGAAGTGGCCGAGCCGGAACTGCACGTGACGGAAAACGGCGTGCGCCGTCCCCTGGTGATGCAGGAAGTGCGCGACCTGATCGGCGCCGCCTGCTCGGGCCTGGAAAAGCACGTCGATGCCGACGCCATCCTGGCCGAGACGGTCAAGAACCTGTACGACGGCGTGCCCGTCGAAGAGCTGCACAAGTCCGCCATCCTGGCCGCCCGCGCCCTGATGGAAAAAGACCCGGCCTACTCGCAAGTGACCGCCCGCATCCTGCTGCACACGATCCGCAAGGAAGTGTTCGGCAAGGAAGTGCCGCAGGCGCAGGCCGCCGCCGAGTACGTCGAGTACTTCCCGAAATACATCGCCCGCGGCATCGAAGCGGAACTGCTGGACACCAAGCTGGCCGAGTTCGACCTGGAGAAGCTGGCCCGCGCGCTGGTCGCCGACCGCGACCTGCAGTTCGGCTACATCGGCCTGCAGACCCTGTACGACCGCTACTTCCTGCACGTGCGCGACATCCGCATCGAGATGCCGCAGGCGTTCTACATGCGCGTCGCCATGGGCCTGGCGCTGAACGAGACGGACCGCGAAGCGCGCGCCATCGAGTTCTACCACCTGCTGTCGAGCTTTGACTTCATGTCCTCGACGCCGACCCTGTTCAACTCGGGCACGCAGCGCTCGCAGCTGTCGTCGTGCTACCTGACCACCGTGTCGGACGACCTGGAAGGCATCTACGACGCCATCAAGGAAAACGCGCTGCTGGCCAAGTTCGCCGGCGGCCTGGGCAACGACTGGACCCCGGTGCGCGCGCTGGGCGCCCACATCAAGGGCACCAACGGCAAGTCGCAGGGCGTGGTGCCGTTCCTGAAAGTGGTCAACGACACGGCCGTCGCCGTGAACCAGGGCGGCAAGCGCAAGGGCGCCGTCTGCGCCTACCTGGAAACCTGGCACATGGACATCGAGGAATTCCTCGACCTGCGCAAGAACACGGGCGACGACCGCCGCCGCACCCACGACATGAACACGGCCAACTGGATTCCCGACCTGTTCATGAAGCGCGTGATGGAAAAGGGCACCTGGACGCTGTTCTCGCCGTCCGAAACGCCGGACCTGCACGATAAAGTGGGCAAGGCCTTCGAGGAAGCCTACACGGGCTACGAAGCCAAGGCCGCACGTGGCGAAATCCGCGTGTTCAAGAAGATCGAGGCGCTGGACCTGTGGCGCAAGATGCTGTCGATGCTGTTCGAGACGGGCCACCCATGGATCACGTTCAAGGACCCATGCAACATCCGCTCGCCGCAGCAGCACGTGGGCGTCGTGCACAGCTCGAACCTGTGCACCGAGATCACGCTGAACACCGGTCCGGACGAAATCGCCGTCTGCAACCTGGGTTCGGTCAACCTGCCGGCCCACATGAAAGAAGGCAAGCTGGACCACGTCAAGCTGCAAAAGACGATCCGCACGGCAATGCGCATGCTGGACAACGTCATCGACATCAACTACTACGCCGTCGACAAGGCCCGTAATGCGAACATGCGCCACCGTCCGGTCGGCCTGGGGGTGATGGGCTTCCAGGACTGCCTGCACATGATGCGCGTGCCGTACCAGTCGCAAGCGGCGGTGGAGTTTGCCGACACGTCGATGGAAGCGGTGTGCTACTACGCCTACTACGCGTCGACGGAGCTGGCGGAAGAGCGCGGCCACTATGCATCGTACAAGGGCTCCCTGTGGGACCGCGGCATCCTGCCGCAGGATTCGATCAAGCTGCTGGCGGAAGAGCGCGGCGGCTACCTGGAGCAGGACCTGTCGGCGTCGATGGACTGGACCCCGCTGCGCGAGCGCATCAAGCAGTTCGGCATGCGCAACTCGAACTGCGTGGCCATCGCCCCGACCGCGACGATCTCGAACATCATCGGCGTCTCGGCCTGCATCGAGCCGACGTTCCAGAACCTGTACGTGAAGTCGAACCTGTCCGGTGAATTCACCGAGATCAACTCCTACTTGGTGCGCGACCTGAAGGCGCGCGACCTGTGGGACGAAGTGATGATCGCCGACCTGAAATACTTCGACGGCTCGCTGACCAAGATCGACCGCGTGCCGCAGGACCTGCGCGACATCTACGCCACGGCGTTCGAAGTCTCGCCGACCTGGCTGGTGGAAGCCGCATCGCGCCGCCAGAAATGGATCGACCAGGCCCAGTCGCTGAACATCTACATGGCCGGCGCCTCGGGCAAGAAGCTGGACGAGACCTATAAACTGGCCTGGCTGCGCGGCCTGAAGACGACCTACTACCTGCGCACGATCGCCGCGTCGCACATGGAGAAGTCGACGACCAAGACGGGCGCCCTGAACGCCGTCTCGGCCCACGGCCCGGCCGTTGGCGCCGCGGCGGCCGACAGCGCGGCAGCACCGGCCGTGCCGACGCACTCTGCGCCGACCACGGTGCAGGAAGTGCAGGAAGGCGCTGCGTGCTACCTGCGTCCGGGCGACGCCGGCTTCGAGGAATGCGAAGCCTGCCAGTAA
- a CDS encoding ABC transporter substrate-binding protein, giving the protein MQAQAQEVVRLGNLKFAHYGAVSYIKEIAPKCGIKVEEHIFAKGLDVMQAIIAGELDVGTTASEAAISGRASGAPIYAVAGFAKGGARLVGRSDLNLKSIADLKGKRVGVTRGGIQEVLLLAELQQAGLTASDQPGKDVRLVFLAYADLNQALLGKNIDAMMQSEPQSSQAINKGFGNEIMKPYNTPIGEPVRTMVMTEKFYKERRPVAEKFMRCFVEATKTFIDNKAIAEKYVREVVFKGQITKDDFEDAIGNSPYSYDITPEHIQTTTDIMVKTGVGRMSKPPVAKDWVRTDLLEQAKKSLGVK; this is encoded by the coding sequence ATGCAGGCACAGGCCCAGGAAGTGGTACGGCTGGGCAACCTGAAGTTCGCCCACTACGGCGCGGTGTCCTATATCAAGGAGATCGCCCCGAAGTGCGGCATCAAGGTGGAGGAACACATCTTCGCCAAGGGCCTGGACGTGATGCAGGCGATCATTGCCGGTGAACTGGACGTGGGCACGACCGCGTCGGAGGCGGCCATCTCGGGCCGCGCCAGCGGCGCGCCGATCTACGCGGTGGCCGGCTTCGCCAAGGGCGGTGCGCGCCTGGTGGGCCGCAGCGACCTGAATCTGAAGTCGATCGCGGACCTGAAGGGCAAGCGCGTGGGCGTGACGCGCGGCGGCATCCAGGAAGTGCTGCTGCTGGCCGAACTGCAGCAGGCCGGCCTGACGGCCTCCGACCAGCCGGGCAAGGACGTGCGCCTGGTGTTCCTGGCCTACGCGGACCTGAACCAGGCCCTGCTCGGCAAGAACATCGACGCCATGATGCAATCGGAACCGCAGTCGTCGCAGGCGATCAACAAGGGCTTCGGCAACGAGATCATGAAGCCCTACAACACGCCGATCGGCGAGCCGGTGCGCACGATGGTCATGACGGAGAAGTTCTACAAGGAGCGCCGTCCGGTCGCCGAGAAGTTCATGCGCTGCTTCGTCGAAGCCACCAAGACCTTCATCGACAACAAGGCCATCGCCGAGAAATACGTGCGCGAGGTCGTGTTCAAGGGGCAGATCACGAAGGACGATTTCGAGGACGCCATCGGCAATTCGCCGTACAGCTACGACATCACGCCGGAGCACATCCAGACCACGACCGACATCATGGTCAAGACGGGCGTGGGCCGCATGAGCAAACCGCCGGTGGCGAAGGACTGGGTCCGCACCGACCTCTTGGAGCAGGCCAAGAAAAGCCTGGGCGTGAAGTAA
- a CDS encoding ABC transporter permease, translated as MARIDWREIGVGMVVPALVIALWHMAAVLEWVNPQVLPSPGAVVTKWVEYLLPLQPYDPAAGSKLQWMFSGELIHDSLGSLYRVAVGFAVGAGLALPIGLAMGASRHVYAWLNPLVQLLRPIPPIAYIPLSILWFGLGNPPAVFLIALGAFFPVLMNTVAGVRHVDGIYLRAARNLGASGTTMFVRVILPAAVPYILSGVRIGIGTAFIVVIVSEMIAVNNGLGFRILEAREYFWSDKIIAGMITIGLLGLAIDIGMNKLNNHLLRWHRGLEN; from the coding sequence ATGGCAAGGATCGATTGGCGGGAAATCGGCGTCGGCATGGTCGTGCCGGCGCTGGTGATCGCGCTCTGGCACATGGCCGCCGTGCTGGAGTGGGTCAATCCACAGGTGCTGCCGTCGCCGGGTGCGGTGGTGACGAAGTGGGTCGAGTACCTGCTGCCGCTGCAGCCCTACGATCCGGCAGCCGGGTCGAAGCTGCAGTGGATGTTCTCCGGTGAGCTGATCCACGATTCGCTGGGCAGCCTGTATCGTGTCGCCGTCGGCTTCGCCGTCGGCGCCGGGCTGGCGCTGCCGATCGGCCTGGCCATGGGCGCCAGCCGCCACGTGTATGCCTGGCTCAATCCCCTGGTGCAGCTGCTGCGGCCGATCCCGCCGATCGCCTACATCCCGCTGTCGATCCTGTGGTTCGGGCTGGGCAACCCGCCGGCGGTGTTCCTGATCGCGCTGGGCGCGTTCTTCCCGGTGCTGATGAACACCGTCGCCGGCGTGCGCCACGTGGACGGCATCTACCTGCGCGCCGCGCGCAACCTGGGCGCCTCGGGCACGACGATGTTCGTGCGCGTGATCCTGCCCGCGGCCGTGCCGTACATCCTGTCCGGCGTGCGCATCGGCATCGGCACCGCGTTCATCGTCGTCATCGTTTCCGAGATGATCGCCGTGAACAACGGCCTGGGCTTCCGTATCCTGGAAGCGCGCGAGTACTTCTGGTCGGACAAGATCATCGCCGGCATGATCACGATCGGCCTGCTCGGCCTGGCCATCGACATCGGCATGAACAAGCTGAACAACCACCTGCTGCGCTGGCATCGCGGCCTGGAGAATTGA
- a CDS encoding PP0621 family protein, translating into MTRILFWVALVFLVVAAVRAKLRANIRRQQQEQFQAQARQQAARPPAVTAEPMLCCAHCGVYYPASENVPAGGRDYCSAAHTPAH; encoded by the coding sequence ATGACACGTATCCTGTTCTGGGTGGCGCTGGTATTCCTGGTCGTCGCCGCCGTCCGCGCCAAGCTGCGCGCCAACATCCGCCGCCAGCAGCAGGAGCAGTTCCAGGCGCAGGCACGGCAACAGGCGGCGCGGCCACCGGCCGTGACGGCCGAGCCGATGCTGTGCTGCGCGCACTGCGGCGTCTATTACCCGGCCTCGGAAAACGTGCCGGCCGGCGGGCGTGATTACTGCAGCGCCGCGCATACCCCCGCGCACTGA
- a CDS encoding ATP-binding protein: protein MAAQLPAALSSLSARSRETFWRSLQTLNATRVVIALVLLVYLSIDSQGAYGGDALYARVCGSYLVLSVLFALTAARWRHRFLVQLLSQVACDLAVISLLYVAGGGVRGGLAILYLFPLAGCAILAPLLLALFCAALVTLFLLGDSVWRILNLAGDPALLQAGLFGAAFFAVVLLVNRMAARLIGQEELAAQRGLEIGVQQAVNRLVMSHAGDGIVVVGPDGQILAGNPAAQQMLGVSGALGLSLAALPSLHAIAQAYDGWRADPAQATAFVTIKPYTDPAMQDLTMAWRGRPDLAAHLKLRFAAAETAQLGMERNVIFLEDVTAIENQAQQLKLASMGRLTASIAHEVRNPLAAIDHATSLLAEDLQAPVHVRLLKIVADNVARVNRMVEDILQLSRKAHSHGEPLALAQLVADLKAEFDELHGLDAAVLDIGRVSAVTVRFDPLHLREVLLNLLGNAVRYASRKPSSIRLFVVAARGRPLELHVQDDGPGISPEVRAHLFEPFYTTSSKGTGLGLYLARELCLNNEAMLDYEYRYDVAGGVSPAASGRFVITFARAGA from the coding sequence GTGGCCGCCCAGTTGCCCGCCGCGCTGTCGTCCCTGTCGGCCCGCTCGCGCGAGACGTTCTGGCGCTCGCTGCAGACGCTCAACGCCACCCGTGTCGTCATCGCCCTGGTGCTGCTGGTCTACCTCAGCATCGACAGCCAGGGCGCCTATGGCGGCGACGCCCTGTATGCCCGGGTGTGCGGCAGCTACCTGGTCCTGTCAGTCCTGTTCGCGCTGACGGCCGCGCGCTGGCGCCACCGCTTCCTGGTCCAGCTGCTGTCGCAGGTGGCCTGCGACCTGGCCGTGATCTCGCTGCTGTACGTCGCCGGCGGCGGCGTGCGCGGCGGCCTGGCCATCCTCTACCTGTTCCCGCTGGCCGGCTGCGCCATCCTGGCGCCGCTGCTGCTGGCGCTGTTCTGCGCCGCCCTGGTCACCCTGTTCCTGCTGGGCGACAGCGTCTGGCGCATCCTCAACCTGGCGGGCGATCCGGCGCTGCTGCAGGCGGGCCTGTTCGGCGCCGCCTTCTTTGCCGTCGTGCTGCTGGTGAACCGGATGGCGGCGCGCCTGATCGGCCAGGAGGAACTGGCCGCCCAGCGCGGCCTGGAGATCGGCGTGCAGCAGGCCGTCAACCGGCTGGTCATGTCGCACGCGGGCGACGGCATCGTCGTGGTGGGACCGGACGGGCAGATCCTGGCGGGCAACCCGGCCGCCCAGCAGATGCTGGGCGTCAGCGGCGCGCTGGGCCTCTCCCTGGCCGCGCTGCCGTCGCTGCACGCCATCGCCCAGGCCTATGACGGCTGGCGCGCCGACCCCGCGCAGGCGACAGCGTTCGTCACGATCAAGCCCTATACCGACCCGGCCATGCAGGACCTGACGATGGCATGGCGCGGCCGGCCCGACCTGGCCGCGCACCTGAAGCTGCGCTTTGCCGCCGCCGAGACGGCGCAACTGGGCATGGAGCGCAACGTCATCTTCCTGGAAGACGTGACGGCGATCGAAAACCAGGCGCAGCAACTGAAACTGGCCTCGATGGGGCGCCTGACCGCCAGCATTGCCCACGAGGTGAGGAATCCGCTGGCGGCGATCGATCACGCCACCTCCTTGCTGGCGGAAGACCTGCAGGCTCCCGTGCATGTGCGCCTGTTGAAAATCGTGGCCGACAACGTGGCGCGGGTGAACCGGATGGTGGAAGACATCCTGCAACTGTCGCGCAAGGCGCACAGCCACGGCGAGCCGCTGGCGCTGGCCCAGCTGGTGGCCGACCTGAAGGCGGAGTTCGACGAGCTGCACGGGCTGGATGCGGCGGTGCTGGACATCGGCCGTGTCAGCGCCGTCACGGTGCGCTTCGATCCGCTGCACCTGCGCGAGGTGCTGCTCAATTTGCTGGGCAATGCGGTCCGCTATGCCAGCCGCAAGCCGTCCAGCATCCGCCTGTTCGTCGTGGCGGCGCGCGGCCGGCCGCTGGAACTGCATGTGCAGGACGACGGCCCGGGCATCTCGCCCGAGGTGCGGGCCCACCTGTTCGAGCCGTTCTACACCACGTCCTCCAAGGGAACGGGGCTGGGCCTGTATCTGGCGCGTGAGTTATGCTTGAATAACGAGGCGATGCTGGATTACGAATACCGGTACGACGTGGCCGGCGGCGTCAGCCCGGCCGCCAGCGGCCGGTTCGTCATCACGTTCGCCCGCGCCGGCGCCTGA
- a CDS encoding sigma-54 dependent transcriptional regulator — protein MSSPRVLVVDDEDDLRELLEITLLKMGLDVDSAPDLRQARAHLAAGHEYGLVLTDMRLPDGLGLELVREVAASGRNTPIAVVTAFGSTDNAVVALKAGAFDYVTKPVQLDQLRQLVQSALKLNGPAPAAPGEAVDSRLKGQSAAMQALRAQIARLARSMAPIAITGESGSGKELAAREIHAQSSRADKPFIAVNCGAIPEALMEAEFFGYRKGAFTGAADERDGFFQAAHGGTLMLDEVADLPLAMQVKLLRAIQERRVRKIGATAEEPVDVRIVSATHQDLARCVEQGKFRQDLFYRLNVIELALPPLRERLDDLPVLTEAILARLAAGGPPAVLGPGVLEALRGYSFPGNVRELENVLERALAFANDGVIHVEDLALKGARLLDAGQPEPVSVPTPATIAPAEALALVDEASAGMPPLPDLTVLPSNLPEYLERVEREIIVRALAQTQYNRTQAAQLLGISFRQLRYQMQKLNIKE, from the coding sequence ATGAGTTCACCCCGGGTATTGGTCGTCGACGACGAAGACGACCTGCGCGAGCTGCTGGAAATCACGCTGCTGAAGATGGGCCTGGACGTGGACAGTGCGCCCGACCTGCGCCAGGCGCGCGCCCACCTGGCGGCGGGGCACGAATACGGCCTGGTGCTGACCGACATGCGCCTGCCGGACGGCCTGGGGCTGGAACTGGTGCGCGAGGTGGCCGCCAGCGGGCGCAATACGCCGATCGCCGTCGTCACGGCCTTCGGCAGCACGGACAACGCCGTGGTCGCATTGAAGGCCGGCGCCTTCGACTACGTGACCAAGCCGGTGCAGCTGGACCAGCTGCGCCAGCTGGTCCAGTCGGCGCTCAAGCTGAACGGCCCGGCGCCGGCGGCGCCGGGGGAAGCGGTGGACAGCCGCCTGAAAGGGCAGTCGGCCGCCATGCAGGCGCTGCGCGCGCAAATCGCGCGGCTGGCGCGCTCGATGGCGCCGATCGCCATCACGGGCGAATCGGGCAGCGGCAAGGAACTGGCGGCGCGCGAGATCCACGCCCAGAGCTCGCGCGCGGACAAGCCGTTCATCGCCGTCAACTGCGGCGCGATTCCCGAGGCGCTGATGGAGGCCGAGTTCTTCGGCTACCGCAAGGGCGCCTTCACGGGCGCGGCGGACGAGCGCGACGGCTTCTTCCAGGCCGCCCACGGCGGCACCTTGATGCTGGACGAGGTGGCGGACCTGCCGCTGGCCATGCAGGTCAAGCTGCTGCGCGCGATCCAGGAGCGGCGCGTGCGCAAGATCGGCGCCACCGCCGAGGAGCCGGTGGACGTGCGCATCGTCAGCGCCACCCACCAGGACCTGGCGCGCTGCGTCGAGCAGGGCAAGTTCCGCCAGGACCTGTTTTATCGCCTGAACGTCATCGAGCTGGCGCTGCCGCCGCTGCGCGAGCGGCTGGACGATCTGCCGGTGCTGACGGAGGCGATCCTGGCGCGCCTGGCGGCGGGCGGGCCGCCGGCCGTGCTGGGGCCGGGCGTGCTGGAAGCGCTGCGCGGCTACAGCTTCCCAGGTAATGTGCGCGAGCTGGAAAACGTGCTGGAACGGGCGCTGGCGTTCGCCAACGACGGCGTGATCCACGTCGAGGACCTGGCGCTGAAGGGCGCGCGGCTGCTCGATGCGGGTCAGCCCGAACCGGTTTCCGTGCCGACGCCGGCCACGATCGCGCCGGCGGAGGCGCTGGCGCTGGTGGACGAGGCATCGGCCGGCATGCCGCCACTGCCGGACCTGACGGTGCTGCCGTCGAACCTGCCGGAATACCTGGAGCGGGTCGAACGCGAGATCATCGTGCGCGCGCTGGCGCAGACGCAGTACAACCGCACCCAGGCGGCCCAGCTGCTGGGGATCAGTTTCCGGCAGCTGCGTTACCAGATGCAGAAGCTCAACATCAAGGAATAG
- a CDS encoding M48 family metallopeptidase has protein sequence MQGGTQLEVPGRYYDGMTSRAHRVVLRVQDGQACLEGEVQRREPLAQVRVSERTAHAPRKLTFADEACFEPDERAPLEALLQATGHRDGAVVRMQQSWRAVVTAFGALLLVLAVGYLYVLPAGAALVARMLPVSVERQLGQGLLGVLDRRVFDPTKLTAARRAALTQAFAHMAPPRDGAPPYQLVFRHSRIGPNAFALPSGDIVLTDQLVELLEDDQAVLATLAHELGHLHERHLTRRLIQGSVVAAAGTVLFGDASSLVAGLPALALDLRYSREAEQEADDYAAAMLRRNGIGLAHLERLFTTLQKLEDSIGTPPPYLASHPPSAERLERLRRQLR, from the coding sequence ATGCAGGGCGGCACACAGCTGGAGGTGCCGGGCCGCTACTACGACGGCATGACGTCGCGTGCGCACCGTGTCGTGCTGCGCGTGCAGGACGGCCAGGCCTGCCTGGAAGGGGAGGTGCAACGGCGCGAGCCGCTGGCCCAGGTGCGGGTGTCCGAACGCACGGCCCATGCGCCGCGCAAGCTGACGTTCGCCGACGAGGCCTGCTTCGAGCCGGACGAGCGCGCGCCGCTGGAGGCCCTGCTGCAGGCGACCGGCCACCGCGACGGCGCCGTCGTGCGCATGCAGCAAAGCTGGCGTGCCGTCGTCACCGCGTTCGGTGCGCTGCTGCTGGTGCTGGCGGTCGGCTACCTGTACGTACTGCCGGCCGGTGCCGCGCTGGTCGCGCGCATGCTGCCGGTCTCCGTCGAGCGGCAACTGGGACAGGGCCTGCTGGGCGTGCTGGACCGGCGTGTGTTCGATCCCACCAAGCTGACGGCGGCGCGCCGCGCGGCGCTGACGCAGGCGTTCGCGCACATGGCGCCGCCGCGCGACGGCGCACCGCCTTACCAGTTGGTGTTCCGCCACAGCCGCATCGGACCGAACGCGTTCGCGCTGCCTTCGGGCGACATCGTGCTGACGGACCAGTTGGTGGAACTGCTGGAAGACGACCAGGCCGTCCTGGCCACGCTGGCGCATGAGCTGGGCCACCTGCACGAGCGCCACCTGACGCGACGGCTGATCCAGGGCTCCGTCGTGGCCGCCGCCGGCACGGTGCTGTTCGGCGATGCCAGTTCGCTGGTGGCCGGCCTGCCCGCGCTGGCGCTGGATCTGCGCTACTCGCGCGAGGCCGAGCAGGAGGCGGACGACTACGCGGCGGCCATGCTGCGCCGGAACGGCATCGGGCTGGCGCACCTGGAGCGGCTGTTTACGACCTTGCAAAAGCTCGAAGACAGCATCGGCACGCCGCCGCCCTACCTGGCCAGCCATCCGCCTTCCGCCGAACGCCTGGAGCGACTGCGCCGACAGCTGCGCTGA
- a CDS encoding ABC transporter ATP-binding protein, producing MSAPHIVVTDVNKVFSTPGRDVVALKDINLEIPRGQFVCLLGPSGCGKSTLLNAIAGFALPSSGMITADGQLVTAPGPERGMVFQEYALFPWMTVEDNVAFGLEIKGQPKAQIRATVDKLLKMLSLADFRNRYPKDLSGGMRQRVAIARVLALDSPIMLMDEPFGALDALTRRNLQDELLRLWAELKKTIIFVTHSIEEAIYLADRIVVMTYRPGTIKRDLLVDLPRLRDPAAAEFNALKRELGQLVMEEQQRHHNDELRMAAVD from the coding sequence ATGAGCGCACCCCACATCGTCGTCACCGACGTCAACAAGGTGTTTTCCACGCCCGGCCGCGACGTCGTGGCGCTGAAGGACATCAACCTGGAGATTCCGCGCGGCCAGTTCGTCTGTCTGCTGGGACCCTCCGGCTGCGGCAAGTCCACGCTGCTCAACGCCATCGCCGGCTTTGCGCTGCCGTCGTCCGGCATGATCACGGCGGACGGCCAGCTGGTCACGGCGCCCGGCCCGGAGCGCGGCATGGTGTTCCAGGAGTACGCGCTGTTCCCGTGGATGACGGTGGAAGACAACGTCGCCTTCGGCCTGGAGATCAAGGGTCAGCCGAAAGCACAGATCCGCGCCACCGTCGACAAGCTGCTGAAGATGCTGTCGCTGGCCGACTTCCGCAACCGCTATCCGAAGGACCTGTCGGGCGGCATGCGCCAGCGCGTGGCGATCGCCCGCGTGCTGGCGCTCGATTCGCCCATCATGCTGATGGACGAGCCGTTCGGCGCGCTCGACGCGCTGACCCGGCGCAACCTGCAGGACGAGCTGCTGCGCCTGTGGGCGGAGCTGAAAAAGACGATCATCTTCGTCACCCACAGCATCGAGGAAGCGATCTACCTGGCCGACCGCATCGTCGTCATGACCTATCGGCCCGGTACGATCAAGCGCGACCTGTTGGTGGACCTGCCGCGCCTGCGCGACCCGGCCGCCGCCGAGTTCAATGCGTTAAAGCGCGAACTGGGCCAGCTGGTGATGGAGGAGCAGCAGCGCCACCACAACGACGAGCTGCGCATGGCGGCGGTGGACTAG
- the ccsA gene encoding cytochrome c biogenesis protein CcsA, translated as MQTNFLIAAALLYLVCAVLPPAKARLIAAITPVAWAAHGAALWFDVMVPGSLRLGFAAMLSSALWISVGAYWIENRNYPLDGLRRMVMPSAAAAVVLQGIFPGALIALQGRSPLFGWHIAVATLAYSTLTIAAFHAVLMALQESRLHARSVRAGFLWAALDQLPALLTMEKLLFRLIGFGFALLSLTVLSGIFFSEELFGQALKWDHKSVFTLLSWLLFAALLAGRHFRGWRGKTALSFTLAGFATLLLAYVGTRFVLEVVLHRGFA; from the coding sequence ATGCAGACCAATTTCCTGATCGCCGCCGCCCTGTTATACCTGGTGTGCGCCGTCCTGCCGCCCGCCAAGGCCCGCCTGATCGCCGCCATCACGCCCGTCGCCTGGGCCGCCCACGGCGCCGCGCTGTGGTTCGACGTAATGGTGCCCGGCTCGCTGCGGCTGGGATTTGCCGCCATGCTGTCGTCCGCCCTGTGGATCTCGGTAGGGGCCTACTGGATCGAAAACCGCAACTACCCGCTGGACGGCCTGCGCCGCATGGTGATGCCGAGTGCCGCCGCCGCCGTCGTGCTGCAGGGGATATTCCCCGGCGCCCTGATCGCGCTGCAGGGCCGTTCACCGCTGTTCGGCTGGCACATCGCCGTCGCCACCCTGGCCTACAGCACCCTGACGATCGCCGCCTTCCATGCCGTGCTGATGGCCTTGCAGGAGTCGCGCCTGCATGCCCGCTCGGTGCGCGCAGGCTTCCTGTGGGCCGCGCTGGACCAGCTGCCGGCGCTGCTGACGATGGAAAAGCTGCTGTTCCGCCTGATCGGCTTCGGCTTCGCGCTGCTCAGCCTGACCGTCCTGTCGGGCATCTTCTTTTCCGAGGAACTGTTCGGGCAGGCGCTGAAGTGGGACCATAAATCCGTCTTCACGCTGTTGTCCTGGCTGCTGTTCGCCGCCTTGCTGGCGGGCCGCCACTTCCGCGGCTGGCGCGGCAAGACGGCCCTCAGTTTTACCCTGGCCGGCTTCGCCACCTTGTTGCTGGCGTATGTGGGCACCCGCTTCGTGCTGGAAGTGGTTTTGCATCGAGGTTTCGCATGA